In a single window of the Ooceraea biroi isolate clonal line C1 chromosome 8, Obir_v5.4, whole genome shotgun sequence genome:
- the LOC105280258 gene encoding mediator of DNA damage checkpoint protein 1, with protein MIANGWRPLTNSYEETIGTNVSPSSHLEKNIQVHPVLSKFQEHMATSQKLKPLRKGKPPVHEYSPPSILGSFTVFGHAATKARGEIPPHKLVASETREYTFLIPPPKDAHRFEMNQHRKPILRDNSNYLRQPQYPTQNARQPVDPVRTATYFIASTTNPSDLANHPSNRPYVPPYAMPLALQPPRHQAKPFESFKVSNNAKPYFQPPGVDVPSDFGKQKIGNDRDAYDRYQAQSHSAQNSASGNFYSQVKHPPNHFKTSYERDPAFLVHESHEISYVTPSDPYNGYNFRPSLPYETLLPPAVYNTPSSTSPSTTAVTRNPDKYEQTDKYEQVEYDYKRTDQRTRNKQKGHGRTESPDSRTTSTYYVSEHQDLTPPTWSTAPKSKYKSDINEVLPRQNPPAKFSQEVVNQNQITQVPKIPYQNSQNVFEPVEVYQQTSIPEYETPESISLKHFNEQQFLLQQQLLQRDRDALAEQERQQKLEIEQRRQEELKKQEQQQEELNQLEQQDDVPRLTANAARNQSQETVKLSSDVPYTIHMAHFEPHVTTDVNFLSEPGIYNIHQLRLQPQIPQLPENQVNQNYQYEQHFQNEYQEQQVDYRDPQTETRPYRPQKPSRDPYRRKKPTTVAYELSPTEPPSQPPETSVPLTFQEEVPIQTTIAPETQTSPVVTTQRPTSRTRRPATPGRRRKPSTTTQEPITVSHVEEDFLKYSRGEEVQQNQYDSSRRRRIKPTEASYNEDSVTDRRSSTRKRPSHRNRVNHDEHFDTRVVTENAHSSLSVYGQTTESPPSYDENSQFVTNQPGVSYGANQPGEQYVTNQPINQYYDYSSQQSDGYRDGYREDNREAPREEDSTVPTQDEYFTEINRGRVEDYNVDTRLQNPNVVTSIPLEELYVKTDGNYYDRATTTTPSTTTTTTTTTPQPTTQAAQVISSTLRSHKMRPLRYGNTTRPRFSIKDYKTRLDYKSRLSQGSSTTEVAPTPSAEVPTEPRRSPHIKHRTPSAKVQQQTQQPDTVRETTGRYKYVSRVNYRTTTSATPTVTRNHERFSEEKEKEGVSSTTEKNKFVPKRRPISSNVYRSRIASTTTSPTRSQVNSEASIRQSSARPENVYSSSIRRRPISRTRLQPHKEQSHEQPTEMAAEETSFYSSVTASSTSRLVGNEIVSEKGEAATLDSHPVKLGVQESKNQGHPVEITTPHGDDFKVTPAEATTPDNGQVSSDIPEQNRVARPEVDSKVDAPRQGESAVTAEATTKFDVPSDEEELFAKASQSVADLTSSASALYDKPGMFKAVSPESRLVSSHFKITTDEPTLPIEAFFQELSKKN; from the exons ATGATCGCAAACGGATGGCGGCCACTGACCAATTCCTACGAGGAGACGATCGGCACCAACGTGTCGCCATCGAGCCACCTGGAGAAGAACATCCAGGTGCATCCCGTCCTGAGCAAGTTCCAGGAGCACATGGCAACTTCGCAGAAGCTGAAGCCTTTGCGGAAGGGCAAGCCACCGGTCCATGAGTACAGTCCGCCGAGTATACTTGGCAGCTTTACGGTGTTCGGGCATGCGGCGACGAAAGCACGTGGTGAAATACCGCCGCACAAGCTAGTGGCGTCCGAAACCCGCGAGTACACGTTCCTGATACCGCCGCCCAAGGACGCGCACCGTTTCGAGATGAATCAGCACCGCAAACCGATCCTGCGCGACAACAGCAACTACCTGAGACAGCCGCAGTATCCCACGCAGAACGCACGTCAACCAGTCGATCCTGTGCGTACAGCGACCTACTTCATCGCGTCCACCACGAACCCATCGGATCTCGCAAATCACCCGAGCAACCGTCCCTACGTCCCGCCTTATGCCATGCCGCTGGCGTTGCAGCCACCCCGCCACCAGGCGAAGCCATTCGAGTCGTTCAAGGTGTCCAACAACGCAAAACCGTACTTCCAGCCGCCCGGCGTCGACGTTCCGAGCGACTTTGGCAAGCAGAAGATCGGCAACGACCGCGACGCCTACGACAGGTATCAAGCGCAGTCCCACAGCGCGCAGAACTCGGCGAGCGGCAACTTTTATAGCCAAGTGAAGCATCCGCCCAACCACTTCAAGACTTCCTACGAGAGGGATCCTGCCTTCCTGGTGCACGAGAGCCACGAGATCAGCTACGTGACGCCGTCGGATCCGTATAATGGGTACAACTTCCGGCCGTCGTTGCCGTATGAGACTCTGCTGCCACCTGCGGTGTACAACACCCCCTCGTCAACGTCACCGTCCACCACTGCCGTCACGAGGAATCCCGATAAGTATGAGCAAACAGATAAGTACGAGCAAGTAGAGTACGACTACAAACGAACGGATCAGAGGACACGGAACAAGCAGAAGGGACATGGTCGAACGGAGTCGCCAGATTCCCGCACCACCAGCACTTATTACGTGTCGGAGCATCAGGATCTGACGCCGCCCACGTGGTCGACGGCGCCGAAGAGCAAGTACAAGTCCGACATCAACGAGGTGCTGCCAAGGCAGAATCCGCCGGCCAAGTTCAGCCAAGAAGTCGTGAATCAGAATCAGATTACGCAAGTACCGAAGATCCCGTATCAGAACTCGCAGAACGTCTTCGAGCCCGTCGAGGTTTATCAGCAGACATCGATACCGGAGTACGAGACACCTGAGAGCATTTCGCTGAAACACTTTAACGAGCAACAATTCCTGCTGCAGCAACAGTTGCTGCAACGCGATCGGGATGCGCTGGCGGAACAGGAGCGTCAGCAGAAATTGGAGATCGAACAGCGACGTCAAGAGGAGTTGAAGAAGCAGGAACAGCAGCAGGAGGAGCTGAATCAGCTTGAGCAGCAGGACGATGTGCCTAGATTGACCGCGAACGCTGCGAGAAATCAATCACAGGAAACCGTAAAGCTCTCGAGCGACGTGCCGTACACGATCCACATGGCGCATTTTGAACCGCACGTCACTACAGACGTTAATTTCCTATCCGAACCTGGCATTTATAACATCCACCAGCTGAGACTTCAGCCTCAg ATACCCCAACTCCCGGAGAACCAAGTCAACCAGAACTATCAGTACGAGCAGCATTTCCAGAACGAGTACCAGGAGCAACAGGTCGATTATCGCGATCCTCAAACCGAGACGCGGCCGTATCGTCCGCAGAAACCGTCCCGCGATCCGTACCGCCGCAAAAAGCCAACGACCGTTGCGTATGAACTTTCGCCGACGGAGCCACCGAGTCAACCGCCGGAAACTTCCGTTCCCTTGACCTTCCAGGAGGAAGTGCCCATTCAGACAACGATAGCACCGGAAACGCAGACTTCGCCAGTGGTGACGACACAAAGACCAACGTCCAGAACCCGTCGTCCAGCTACCCCAGGTCGACGCAGGAAACCTTCGACGACCACGCAGGAACCCATTACGGTGTCCCACGTGGAGGAAGACTTCCTTAAGTACAGCAGAGGTGAGGAAGTGCAGCAGAACCAATATGACTCTTCTCGTAGAAGACGAATAAAGCCCACTGAAGCAAGTTACAACGAGGACAGCGTCACGGACAGACGAAGTAGTACCAGGAAACGACCCAGTCATCGGAATCGAGTGAACCACGACGAGCACTTCGACACGCGAGTCGTCACGGAGAATGCGCACTCCTCGCTGAGTGTTTACGGACAGACTACGGAATCGCCGCCGAGCTACGATGAGAATAGTCAATTCGTGACGAATCAGCCAGGCGTTTCATACGGGGCGAATCAACCTGGAGAACAATACGTAACGAATCAGCCAATCAATCAGTATTATGATTATTCGTCGCAGCAGAGCGACGGATATCGCGATGGATATCGCGAGGATAATCGTGAAGCTCCTCGCGAGGAAGACAGCACCGTGCCAACTCAAGACGAATACTTTACGGAGATAAATCGTGGCAGAGTCGAGGACTATAACGTCGACACGCGTCTACAAAATCCGAACGTCGTCACCAGCATACCGTTGGAGGAGCTCTACGTAAAAACTGACGGTAATTATTACGACCGCGCGACCACCACCACGCCgagcacgacgacgacaacgacaactaCTACTCCCCAACCGACAACGCAGGCTGCTCAGGTGATCTCCTCGACTTTGAGGTCTCACAAGATGCGCCCGTTGAGATATGGCAACACCACTAGGCCGCGCTTCAGCATCAAGGACTACAAGACCCGCTTGGATTATAAGAGCAGATTATCCCAAGGCTCATCGACGACGGAGGTTGCTCCAACACCATCTGCCGAAGTGCCAACAGAGCCTCGACGAAGCCCTCACATCAAACATAGAACCCCGAGCGCGAAAGTTCAACAGCAGACGCAACAACCTGATACCGTCAGAGAGACTACTGGCAGGTACAAATATGTCTCCAGGGTAAACTATCGAACCACTACGTCGGCGACCCCGACGGTCACGAGGAACCACGAACGATTTtcagaggagaaggagaaggaaggCGTATCCTCGACGACGGAGAAGAACAAGTTCGTGCCGAAGAGACGGCCGATCAGTAGCAACGTTTATCGCAGTAGGATCGCTTCTACCACGACCAGTCCTACTCGATCGCAGGTGAACAGCGAGGCGAGCATCAGGCAGAGCTCGGCGCGGCCTGAGAACGTGTACTCGTCGTCGATACGGCGACGACCGATCTCGAGGACCAGGCTGCAGCCTCATAAGGAACAGAGCCATGAACAGCCCACGGAAATGGCTGCTGAGGAAACCAGTTTCTACTCGTCTGTGACGGCCTCGTCGACCAGTCGTCTCGTCGGCAACGAGATCGTCAGCGAGAAGGGAGAGGCCGCGACGCTCGACAGCCATCCGGTGAAACTCGGCGTGCAGGAGAGCAAAAACCAGGGCCACCCGGTAGAGATCACCACGCCTCACGGCGATGACTTTAAGGTAACACCGGCCGAAGCGACGACGCCCGACAACGGGCAGGTTTCTAGCGACATACCTGAGCAGAATCGAGTCGCACGACCGGAAGTGGATAGCAAGGTCGACGCGCCGCGTCAGGGAGAGTCGGCGGTCACTGCGGAGGCCACGACGAAGTTCGACGTGCCCTCCGACGAGGAGGAACTGTTCGCCAAGGCGTCGCAGAGCGTGGCGGACCTGACGAGCTCCGCGTCGGCTCTCTACGACAAGCCGGGTATGTTCAAGGCGGTCTCGCCGGAGAGCAGGCTGGTCTCGTCGCACTTCAAGATCACCACGGACGAACCGACGTTACCCATCGAAGCCTTCTTCCAGGAGCTCTCGAAGAAGAATTGA